In Microbacterium maritypicum, the following are encoded in one genomic region:
- a CDS encoding nucleoside hydrolase, which translates to MTIPVLLDCDPGHDDVFAIWLAAGNDAIDLRGVTTVGGNGYLEHTTRNARIALTVAGVTDVPVAAGADKPLVRELTPGAWIHGENALGGPVLPEPTVPLDPRHAVQFLADTLAASPEPITVIPTGPLTNIALLLQQHPEVVPQIKEIIWMGGSTGRGNVGAYPEFNAWADPEAAAVVFASGVPLTMVGLNISHQALITEEVIQRIGAVGNATSAFGVELLRFFCSTYEKAEGMPEGPLHDPITVAIAIDRAVATVQRCHVDIETTGEFTAGATCVDLHDMLGKEPNTDVAITLDAPKFWDLVTDAVGALA; encoded by the coding sequence ATGACAATTCCCGTCCTTCTCGACTGCGATCCCGGCCACGACGACGTCTTCGCCATCTGGCTCGCGGCCGGAAACGACGCCATCGACCTCCGCGGTGTGACGACGGTGGGCGGCAACGGCTACCTCGAGCACACCACCCGGAACGCGCGGATCGCACTCACCGTCGCCGGCGTGACGGACGTGCCGGTCGCCGCCGGTGCCGACAAGCCCCTCGTCCGTGAACTCACCCCCGGCGCATGGATCCACGGCGAGAACGCGCTCGGCGGACCGGTGCTCCCCGAGCCGACCGTGCCACTCGACCCGCGCCACGCCGTGCAGTTCCTCGCCGACACCCTCGCCGCCTCGCCGGAGCCGATCACCGTGATCCCCACCGGCCCGCTCACCAACATCGCGCTCCTCCTGCAGCAGCATCCGGAGGTCGTGCCCCAGATCAAGGAGATCATCTGGATGGGCGGCTCGACCGGCCGCGGCAATGTCGGCGCGTATCCGGAGTTCAACGCCTGGGCAGATCCCGAGGCCGCGGCCGTGGTGTTCGCATCCGGCGTTCCGCTCACCATGGTCGGGCTCAACATCTCCCACCAGGCACTGATCACCGAAGAGGTGATTCAGCGGATCGGTGCGGTCGGCAACGCAACCTCGGCATTCGGAGTGGAGCTGCTGCGCTTCTTCTGCAGCACCTACGAGAAGGCCGAGGGCATGCCGGAGGGACCTCTGCACGATCCCATCACCGTCGCCATCGCGATCGATCGGGCCGTCGCCACGGTCCAGCGCTGCCACGTCGACATCGAGACGACCGGCGAGTTCACGGCCGGTGCGACCTGCGTCGACCTGCACGACATGCTGGGCAAGGAGCCGAACACCGACGTCGCGATCACCCTCGACGCGCCGAAGTTCTGGGACCTGGTGACGGATGCTGTCGGCGCATTGGCCTGA
- a CDS encoding LacI family DNA-binding transcriptional regulator, whose translation MKKASVTLHEVAAAAGVSIATVSRALNGKDRVSGRTAEHVAQVAEQLGYRVNLIGRGLRAGTGATIGVVVPVISNPFYGELIHRLEDHLQRRGFDLVIADSHGDVDRERDRLRMLVERRVEGIFVVPSDAELSFEAVADTARRVPLVQLDRRVLDLPADFVGVDNDAGIDLAVEHVTSRGAKRVVLVSGNDVTSVGRERRAAFEATVRTRGLPHEESIFGEYLLSFGESAAEALLARGPLPDAIIAGDDLVAAGAIAALKHAGRSVPSDVQVTGFDGTMLADVCEPRLTTVVQPFDELAREATEALVRRMEDPEAPYVLSRLAPSLRVAESTTPAAPR comes from the coding sequence ATGAAGAAGGCGTCCGTCACGCTGCATGAGGTCGCAGCCGCCGCCGGTGTGTCCATCGCGACGGTCTCCCGGGCCCTCAACGGCAAGGACCGCGTATCGGGACGCACGGCCGAGCATGTCGCGCAGGTGGCCGAGCAGCTGGGCTACCGGGTCAACCTCATCGGCCGCGGTCTGCGCGCAGGCACGGGCGCCACCATCGGCGTGGTCGTCCCCGTCATCAGCAACCCCTTCTACGGTGAGCTCATACACCGCCTCGAGGACCATCTGCAGCGCCGCGGGTTCGACCTCGTCATCGCGGATTCGCACGGAGACGTCGACCGGGAACGCGATCGTCTGCGCATGCTGGTCGAACGGCGCGTGGAGGGCATCTTCGTGGTGCCCTCCGATGCCGAGCTCTCGTTCGAGGCGGTCGCCGACACCGCGCGCAGGGTTCCGCTGGTGCAGCTCGACCGGCGAGTGCTCGATCTTCCGGCGGACTTCGTCGGGGTCGACAACGACGCCGGCATCGACCTCGCCGTCGAGCACGTCACCTCCCGCGGCGCGAAGCGTGTCGTCCTCGTCTCCGGCAACGACGTGACCTCGGTGGGTCGCGAGCGGCGGGCCGCCTTCGAGGCGACGGTGCGCACCCGCGGGTTGCCGCACGAGGAGAGCATCTTCGGCGAGTACCTGCTGTCGTTCGGCGAGAGCGCCGCGGAGGCGCTGCTGGCCCGCGGCCCGCTTCCCGATGCGATCATCGCCGGAGACGACCTCGTCGCGGCCGGTGCCATCGCCGCACTGAAGCATGCGGGGCGGAGCGTCCCCTCTGACGTGCAGGTCACCGGGTTCGACGGCACGATGCTCGCGGATGTCTGCGAGCCTCGGTTGACGACCGTGGTGCAGCCGTTCGACGAGCTGGCGCGTGAGGCGACGGAGGCACTCGTGCGGCGGATGGAAGATCCCGAAGCCCCGTACGTGCTCAGCCGTCTCGCGCCGAGTCTGCGCGTGGCCGAGTCCACGACGCCCGCCGCGCCGCGCTGA